A genomic stretch from Solanum stenotomum isolate F172 chromosome 8, ASM1918654v1, whole genome shotgun sequence includes:
- the LOC125874555 gene encoding RHOMBOID-like protein 13 — protein sequence MGKPLFYEILEKPATSCAIGICSAIWFYIQKSNIGYSHVGLSYETALEGHYWRIITSAFSHISVLHLVFNMSALWSLGVVEQLGHLGLGMQYYLHYTLVLVVLSGILVIGMYHILIQKFKLEYFRRVTAVGYSCVVFGWMTILSVKQPSSKLNLFGFLSLPISFAPFESLIFTSIIVPQASFIGHLSGIVVGYAVGWGLIHGMNNYWAVTMLGWTVLVFVFSLKKSGTFDLNFLEIEPVTDPSLPSVRFFAAGTGRSLRMSTLPDAGADLV from the coding sequence ATGGGGAAACCATTGTTTTATGAGATATTGGAGAAGCCAGCAACTAGTTGTGCAATTGGAATATGCAGTGCAATTTGGTTTTATATTCAGAAGTCAAATATTGGTTATTCACATGTTGGTTTGAGTTATGAAACTGCTTTGGAAGGTCATTATTGGAGGATAATAACATCAGCATTTTCACATATTAGTGTGCTTCATCTTGTTTTCAATATGAGTGCACTTTGGAGTCTTGGAGTTGTTGAACAATTGGGGCATTTAGGTCTTGGTATGCAGTATTATCTTCATTATACACTGGTGTTGGTTGTTCTTTCGGGCATACTTGTCATTGGAATGTACCATATCTTGATTCAGAAATTTAAGCTAGAATATTTTCGGAGAGTTACTGCTGTTGGATATTCTTGTGTGGTGTTTGGGTGGATGACGATTCTTTCAGTGAAGCAACCGTCGTCAAAGTTGAATCTTTTTGGTTTTCTTTCACTTCCCATCAGCTTTGCGCCATTTGAGTCGCTCATATTCACTTCCATTATTGTTCCTCAAGCGAGTTTTATTGGACATTTATCGGGAATTGTTGTTGGTTATGCTGTTGGTTGGGGTCTGATACATGGGATGAACAATTACTGGGCGGTTACAATGCTGGGATGGACTGTGCTTGTGTTTGTTTTCAGTTTGAAAAAGTCTGGTACATTTGATTTGAACTTTCTTGAGATTGAACCTGTCACAGATCCCTCTCTGCCTTCAGTACGTTTTTTCGCAGCTGGAACTGGTAGAAGTTTGCGGATGAGTACATTACCAGATGCTGGTGCCGATCTTGTATAG
- the LOC125874984 gene encoding protein ENHANCED DISEASE RESISTANCE 2-like, which yields MANLDGDNEPEWIKRVKSEGAIPFLDPDDCSNGWASPPGNSFMVRGPEYFSTKVKVPGGEFLLKPLGFDWIKGPKKISDILNNPKHRIRMALQDETPTGCKPFIWAFNLQVPSKENFSAVAYFVGLEPVPEGSLMEQFLKGDDAFRTKRLKLIANIVKGPWIVRKAVGEQAICVIGRALTCKYCIADDFIEVDVDIGSSVIANAIVHLAYNYISTLSVDLAFLIESQTQSELPEQILGAVRFSELQTTSATLVEMPSNGTMEELLPSFPSRLWKSFGNSFSHLVQADTQDGSSSSTPSLVKGDVDNGLSEEGTKK from the exons ATGGCCAATCTTGATGGGGATAACGAAcctgaatggataaagagggtGAAATCAGAAGGTGCGATTCCCTTTTTGGACCCAGATGATTGCTCAAATGGTTGGGCTTCTCCACCGGGGAATAGTTTCATGGTAAGAGGTCCAGAATACTTTTCAACAAAGGTTAAAGTTCCCGGTGGTGAATTTCTTCTGAAACCTCTTGGTTTTGACTGGATAAAAGGTCCTAAAAAGATTTCTGATATTCTAAATAATCCAAAACACCGTATCAGGATGGCTCTTCAAGATGAAACTCCAACTGGTTGCAAACCCTTTATTTGGGCTTTCAACTTGCAAGTTCCTAGTAAGGAAAATTTCAGTGCTGTTGCATACTTTGTGGGCCTCGAACCTGTCCCTGAAGGGTCTTTGATGGAGCAGTTCTTGAAAGGCGATGATGCATTTAGAACTAAAAGGCTAAAATTGATTGCGAATATTGTTAAAGGACCTTGGATTGTAAGAAAGGCAGTTGGGGAGCAAGCTATATGCGTAATTGGCCGTGCACTGACTTGCAAGTACTGTATAGCAGACGACTTCATAGAGGTAGATGTTGATATAGGATCTTCAGTGATAGCAAATGCAATTGTTCATCTCgcatataattatatatcaaCTCTTAGTGTTGATTTAGCTTTCCTTATCGAGAGTCAAACTCAATCAGAACTTCCAGAACAGATTTTAGGAGCGGTAAGATTTTCAGAGCTGCAGACCACTTCAGCAACGCTAGTTGAAATGCCATCCAATGGGACCATGGAAGAGTTGCTTCCTTCTTTCCCTTCAAGGTTATGGAAGTCATTTGGGAACAGTTTCTCCCACCTTGTTCAGGCAGATACTCAAGATGGTAGCTCCAGCTCCACCCCCTCACTTGTAAAGGGGGATGTTGATAATGGTCTCTCTGAAGAAGGTACCAAAAAATG A
- the LOC125873194 gene encoding probable transcription factor PosF21, whose translation MDKDKSSSSHVGGSLPPSGRYSLFSPPGSSSNVKSEQPGLANLPPLGPGNASESGHFGHGLSADSSLFSLDISRMSDNPPRKFGHRRAHSEILTLPDDISFDSDLGVVGLDGPSLSDETEEDILSMYLDMDKFNSSTLSSEFQVGESSSAAPGSSQTPAMASGTNKFAPTVSEKPRVRHQHSQSMDGSTTIKPEMLMSGVEDPSSAETKKATSAAKLAELALIDPKRAKRIWANRQSAARSKERKMRYIAELERKVQTLQTEATTLSTQLTLLQRDTNGLNAENSELKLRLQTMEQQVHLQDALNDALKEEIQHLKVLTGQGIANGGPMMNFPASFGGNQQFYSNNQAMHTLLAAQQLQQLQLHSHKQQHQFQQHQLHQFQQQQLQHQQPLMQQQQQDQLSQAGDVMSRGSLSSPQNDNASDVSSVAKD comes from the exons ATGGATAAGGATAAGTCTTCTTCAAGCCATGTAGGAGGTTCGTTGCCTCCATCAGGGAGATACTCATTATTTTCACCTCCTGGTAGTAGTTCCAATGTAAAGTCAGAACAACCTGGATTAGCAAATTTACCTCCCTTAGGACCTGGAAATGCTTCAGAATCAGGTCATTTTGGTCATGGTTTGTCGGCAGATTCAAGCCTGTTTAGTCTTGATATAAGCCGAATGTCTGATAACCCACCGAGAAAATTTGGTCATCGACGTGCCCACTCAGAAATTCTTACTCTTCCTGATGATATTAGCTTTGATAGTGATCTTGGTGTTGTTGGACTAGATGGACCGTCTCTGTCAGATGAGACTGAGGAGGACATCTTATCAATGTACCTTGACATGGATAAGTTCAATTCTTCAACTCTGTCTTCTGAATTCCAAGTGGGTGAGTCCTCTTCAGCAGCTCCAGGTTCATCACAAACACCAGCAATGGCTTCAGGAACAAATAAATTTGCTCCTACTGTTAGTGAGAAGCCAAGAGTTAGACATCAGCATAGCCAGTCCATGGATGGTTCAACTACAATCAAGCCAGAGATGCTCATGTCAGGAGTGGAAGATCCATCTTCAGCTGAAACTAAGAAAGCCACGTCTGCTGCAAAGCTTGCTGAACTTGCTCTTATTGATCCTAAACGTGCCAAGCG GATTTGGGCCAACAGGCAGTCAGCTGCAAGATCAAAGGAAAGGAAAATGAGATATATAGCAGAGCTTGAGAGAAAAGTTCAGACTCTGCAAACGGAAGCAACTACTTTATCTACTCAGTTGACCCTATTGCAG AGAGATACAAATGGCCTGAATGCTGAAAACAGTGAACTTAAACTGCGTTTACAAACAATGGAACAACAGGTGCACTTGCAAGATG CGTTGAATGATGCTTTAAAGGAGGAGATACAGCATCTGAAAGTGCTAACTGGGCAAGGCATAGCAAATGGTGGACCTATGATGAACTTCCCAGCATCCTTTGGAGGCAATCAGCAGTTCTACTCTAACAACCAGGCAATGCATACATTGTTGGCTGCACAACAACTTCAACAGCTCCAGCTACATTCTCATAAGCAACAACACCAGTTTCAGCAACATCAGCTCCACCAGTTTCAGCAGCAACAGCTGCAGCACCAACAACCTCTTatgcagcagcagcagcaggaTCAACTGTCACAAGCCGGAGATGTGATGTCAAGAGGTTCACTGTCATCTCCTCAAAATGACAACGCTTCTGATGTTAGTTCTGTAGCAAAGGATTGA
- the LOC125874199 gene encoding F-box protein SKIP16, with amino-acid sequence MDLERLGGLSMHIILSKLTPQDAASVACVSKRFRNWSSDDLLWSKFCADDLDLSSPIDPLGNPLPSFKASYQTWREDFNRYPWPLVTRVKRCWDRLKEWLAINFPEVLSTLRKGASEEEILELEKSLKVKLPLPTRVLYRFYDGQELSSEESSGRWPGNLLGLMGGYSFYDHLVNVSLLPLHQMIIETKETIRHIGLGNRSKYVVVAASCGYNEKVFFLNCSTGQLNVGTRNLTTDGEMIPCVPSALISSVHNVKGTQPQDAMLLWLEEHVRRLQHGVIKVRKEGKVRSISLFPEVPPLCSLAVTNGVKVCASSVFVPELSTIQDDYEKFFFAYSIRMSLSPEGCIMNGMTFNSCQLYRRHWIIRCNDNVVDDVNGEAVIGKYPLLRPGEEEYVYESCSSQPHSPGSIEGSFTFVPGRLTDPKGSPFEAVVSRFTLVMPDYIF; translated from the exons ATGGATCTAGAAAGGTTAGGTGGGCTGTCGATGCATATAATCTTATCGAAATTGACGCCTCAAGATGCTGCATCTGTAGCTTGTGTTAGCAAAAGGTTTAGGAATTGGAGCTCTGATGATTTGCTATGGTCCAAATTCTGTGCGGATGATCTTGACTTATCTTCTCCAATTGACCCACTTGGAAATCCCTTGCCGTCTTTCAAG GCATCTTATCAAACATGGCGGGAGGATTTCAATCGGTACCCATGGCCCTTGGTTACTCGCGTTAAAAGATGTTGGGACAGGCTAAAAGAGTGGCTAGCCATAAATTTCCCTGAAGTCTTGTCTACATTGCGTAAAGGTGCATCTGAGGAAGAAATACTGGAGTTGGAGAAGAGTTTGAAAGTAAAACTGCCTCTACCTACTAGGGTTCTCTACCGGTTTTATGATGGTCAAGAACTATCAAGTGAGGAGTCCAGTGGGAGATGGCCTGGGAATTTATTAGGTCTCATGGGAGGTTACTCCTTTTATGACCATCTGGTGAATGTATCTTTGTTGCCTTTACATCAAATGATAATAGAAACTAAAGAAACTATCAGACATATCGGACTCGGCAATCGATCTAAGTATGTTGTTGTAGCGGCTTCTTGTGGTTACAATGAAAAGGTTTTCTTTCTGAACTGTTCCACTGGTCAACTTAATGTTGGTACAAGGAATCTCACAACTGACGGAGAAATGATTCCTTGTGTACCGAGTGCCTTGATAAGTTCAGTGCATAATGTAAAAGGAACTCAACCCCAAGATGCCATGCTGTTGTGGCTAGAGGAACATGTCCGTCGCTTGCAACATGGAGTGATCAAAGTCCGTAAAGAAGGAAAAGTGAGAAGTATCAGTCTTTTTCCAGAAGTACCTCCACTTTGTTCTCTTGCTGTTACAAATGGTGTAAAG GTCTGCGCTTCTTCTGTGTTTGTCCCAGAGCTCAGTACCATTCAAGATGATTATGAGAagtttttttttgcttattctATCCGCATGTCTCTTTCACCTGAAGGATGCATAATGAATGGGATGACCTTCAATTCCTGCCAACTATATCGTAGACATTGGATCATCCGCTGCAATGATAATGTTGTAGATGATGTAAATGGAGAAGCGGTGATAGGAAAG TATCCACTGCTACGACCAGGGGAGGAAGAATATGTCTATGAGAGTTGCTCATCACAACCACATTCACCAGGCTCGATTGAAGGATCTTTTACTTTCGTACCTGGAAG ATTAACAGATCCAAAAGGTAGTCCGTTCGAAGCTGTGGTGTCAAGATTTACCCTTGTGATGCCGGACTATATTTTCTGA
- the LOC125874524 gene encoding uncharacterized protein LOC125874524 — MAKHKEKKNLEDQNPSEVEGKMGESTKKKTKKKKETHTVTMETIAENPNNISPIVGYFPSGYDPLTNNNDGVEELSTKLYRNAKRNNRLQLVVSPNGSQVDFVGTNYSGEATSAQLCTYSLGILDKETQTLKIVPIAANKIIRLEPRVRGLEVQETEDPDTAKQEITAEERNDKIRELTQKYTSKKSIRQARKLDSLRQQEDTGNQEEFDRNIAGAINKEALEVAVATDSARNIPPHDLDATIPQLAYPLDRIISKGEWDFLLDIFELTEAGSEMTPDLYPSFVCNRSYKLEHIQDEDEKKRLAGIFSFITHLVKFKDKHSMDGVSSAKHHKFPGILSQKFTSMFSISDSKRLPEEKVTLLINYVLVLTLFADDFRSDPSDIAKDLRINAVALRPFYEYLGCKLVREKNVVLATLPVPLVFPSVRRKRRR, encoded by the exons ATGGCTaaacacaaagaaaagaagaacctAGAGGACCAAAACCCTAGCGAAGTAGAAGGCAAAATGGGCGAATCGACtaagaagaagacgaagaagaagaaggagacgCATACTGTCACAATGGAAACCATCGCTGAAAATCCTAATAATATTTCTCCGATTGTTGGTTATTTTCCGTCAGGTTATGACCCTTTAACGAACAACAACGACGGTGTTGAGGAATTGAGTACTAAGTTATATAGGAATGCTAAAAGGAATAATCGGTTACAGCTTGTGGTGAGCCCTAATGGGTCGCAGGTCGATTTTGTTGGGACTAATTATTCTGGCGAGGCGACGTCTGCTCAATTGTGTACTTACTCGCTTGGGATACTGGATAAGGAAACTCAAACTCTCAAGATTGTTCCTATTGCAGCTAACAAG ATAATTAGGTTGGAACCTAGAGTTAGAGGGTTAGAAGTGCAGGAAACTGAAGATCCAGATACTGCCAAGCAAGAAATCACTGCAGAAGAGAGGAATGACAAAATCAGAGAATTAACTCAAAAGTACACATCAAAGAAGTCTATACGACAG GCTAGGAAGCTTGATTCCCTACGTCAACAAGAAGATACTGGAAATCAAGAGGAATTTGACAGGAATATAGCCGGAGCAATAAACAAAGAGGCTCTTGAAGTAGCTGTTGCCACAGACAGTGCTCGGAATATACCACCACATGATCTAGATGCCACAATACCCCAGTTGGCATATCCACTAGACAGGATTATTTCCAAAGGAGAGTGggattttcttttggatatttttgaaCTTACGGAAGCTGGATCAGAAATGACACCTGATCTTTATCCAAGCTTTGTTTGCAACAGATCCTACAAATTGGAACATATACAG GATGAAGATGAGAAGAAAAGGCTGGCAGGCATATTTTCATTCATTACTCATCTTGTTAAGTTCAAGGATAAACATTCTATGGATGGTGTATCATCGGCAAAGCATCACAAGTTTCCTGGCATCTTGTCCCAGAAGTTCACTTCAATGTTTTCCATTTCAGATTCAAAAAGGCTGCCTGAAGAGAAAGTAACTCTTCTTATCAACTATGTGTTGGTGCTTACTCTCTTTGCTGATGATTTTCGTAGTGATCCATCTGATATAGCCAAAGATTTGAGAATTAATGCTGTAGCATTGCGGCCTTTCTATGAGTACTTAGGTTGCAAGCTTGTTCGTGAGAAAAACGTTGTGTTGGCTACACTTCCTGTTCCACTTGTATTTCCAAGTGTAAGGAGGAAGAGAAGAAGGTAG